The Streptomyces sp. NBC_01439 genome contains the following window.
GCTGGATCGGCGAGGTGGCCGCCGTACGGCCGAAGTCGTTGCGGCTGCGGGAGATCGACACCGAGGCGCGGTGGCACCCTCGGCTGTCGAAGTTCCCGTTCGAGGACGTCACCCGGGTGGGCTTCGGCGGGCGGTACGAGCGGACGCTGCTGGAGTTCGCCCGGCCGTAGCGCTGACCGTGGACGCCCTCAGTGGCCCTCCGGCCGGCGTGCGGGTGCGGGTGCGGTGATCCGGCGGACGGATTCCACCACCGCCGCACGGTGCTCGGCGCGCCGTTCGGCGGCCCAGCCGGTGCCCGCCGCATCCGCCGCCGGACCGCCCACGGCGCCGAACCAGGCCTGTGACAGGCCCATGACCAGTGTCAGCACGTCCGCCGCGGGCACCGCGGCATCGATGCGGCCCGCTTCCTGCGCCCGCCGAACCGCCTCGATCTTGCCGTCGTAGGAAGCGGACTCCGCGTCCGTGGATCCCGGGCGCTCCAGTTGCTTCCACAGCACGAGGCGCATCAGCGCCGGCCGCTCGACGAGGTGGTCGAAGACCGCCCCCGCGTAGCCGGGCAGGTCCTCCACGTCGAAGGGCACGGACTCCGATCCCGTCGCGAGGGCCCGCTGGAGCACGGCGTCGAAGAGCTGCTCCTTGTTGCCGTAATAGACGTAGATGAGCCGCTTGTTCGCCTGCGCCGCCTCGGCGATGCGGTCGACGCGCGCACCCGCGATGCCGTACGTCGCGAACTCGGTGAAGGCGGCGTCGAGCAGGCGCGCCTTCGTCGCGTTGGAATCCCGTGCCATGGGCTGCAGCCTAGCAAGTAACTATCTGGTTATTGACAAGCGAGGTCACTGCGTCGCAGACTCGAACTATCCAGTTAGTTACTTTCTTGTGAGGAGCACACCATGGAGATCCGCGCACTGGGCGGCCAGGGACTGGAGGTCGGCGCCGAGGGCCTCGGTCTGATGGGCATGAGCGCCCACTACGGCGCCACCGACGAGACCGAGTCCCTCGCCACCATCGACCGCGCCCTGGAGCTGGGCGTCACCCTCCTCGACACCGCCGAGGGCTACGGCCCCTTCCGCAACGAGCAGCTGCTCGGCAAGGCCCTGGCCGGGCGCCGCGAGGCCGCCGTCGTGGCCACGAAGACCGGGATCGAGTTCAGCGACGGGGGCGCGTTCCTCGGCCACAACGGGAGCCCCGAGTACATCCGCCGCTCGGCCGACCGCTCCCTGCGCCACCTGGGCACCGACCACATCGACCTCTACTACCTGCACCGCGTCGACCCGAACGTGCCCATCGAGGAGAGCGTGGGAGCCCTGGCCGAGCTGGTCGAGGCCGGCAAGGTCCGCCACATCGGGCTGTGCGAGGTCTCCCCCGCCACGATCACCCGCGCCCACGCGGTACACCCGCTGGCCGCCGTACAGACCGAGTACAGCCTCTTCGAGCGCGGCATCGAACACGACGGCGTACGGGACACCCTCCGCGAGCTCGGCATCGGGCTCGTCGCCTACTCCCCGCTCGGACGCGGATTCCTCTCCGGTGCCATCAGCAGCCCGGACGACTTCGCCGCGGACGACTTCCGGCGCACCGACCCGCGGTTCCAGGGAGAGAACTTCCACCGCAACCTGGCCGTCGTCGACCAGGTCCGCCGGCTCGCCGCCGAGAAGGGCGTCACCCCCTCGCAGCTCGCCCTGGCCTGGACCCTCCACCAGGGTGCCGTCCCCATCCCGGGCACCAAGCGGCGCCGCTACCTGGAGGAGAACATCGCCGCCACCGCCGTGACGATCACCCCGGCGGAGCTGGCCGCCCTCGACGCCGTGGCGCCGCACGGAGTGGCCTCGGGCGAGCGCTACGCACCCGAGCTGATGACCTCCTTGAACGGCTGACCCTGTGGAGGACCCCTGGCCAGCTCACAGCATGACGTGCTTGACCTGCGTGTAGTCCAGGAGGCCCGCCATCGAGAGGTCACTGCCGTAGCCCGAGTGCCTGACCCCGCCGTGGGGCATTTCGGAGACGGTGGTGCCGTGGGTGTTCACCCAGACGATGCCGGTGTGCAGGGCCCGGGTCGCGCGCATGGCGCGGTCGTGGTCCCTCGTCCACACGCTGGCGGCGAGGCCGTGGCGGACGTCGTTGGCCAGGTGCAGGGCCTCCGCCTCGTCCGCGAAGGGCTGGACGGTCACGACGGGGCCGAAGATCTCCTCCTGCACGATCTCGTCGTCCTGGCGCACGCCGGCGACGACGGTGGGTTCGTGGAAGAAGCCCGGCCGTGGGAGGCGGGCGCCGC
Protein-coding sequences here:
- a CDS encoding aldo/keto reductase, yielding MEIRALGGQGLEVGAEGLGLMGMSAHYGATDETESLATIDRALELGVTLLDTAEGYGPFRNEQLLGKALAGRREAAVVATKTGIEFSDGGAFLGHNGSPEYIRRSADRSLRHLGTDHIDLYYLHRVDPNVPIEESVGALAELVEAGKVRHIGLCEVSPATITRAHAVHPLAAVQTEYSLFERGIEHDGVRDTLRELGIGLVAYSPLGRGFLSGAISSPDDFAADDFRRTDPRFQGENFHRNLAVVDQVRRLAAEKGVTPSQLALAWTLHQGAVPIPGTKRRRYLEENIAATAVTITPAELAALDAVAPHGVASGERYAPELMTSLNG
- a CDS encoding TetR family transcriptional regulator; its protein translation is MARDSNATKARLLDAAFTEFATYGIAGARVDRIAEAAQANKRLIYVYYGNKEQLFDAVLQRALATGSESVPFDVEDLPGYAGAVFDHLVERPALMRLVLWKQLERPGSTDAESASYDGKIEAVRRAQEAGRIDAAVPAADVLTLVMGLSQAWFGAVGGPAADAAGTGWAAERRAEHRAAVVESVRRITAPAPARRPEGH